One genomic window of Streptomyces sp. NBC_01498 includes the following:
- a CDS encoding SGNH/GDSL hydrolase family protein: MRNNAPRRAQALLGFVLFALTAALMALFQSPAAAAPAESNGGVRIMPLGDSITDGFNVPGGYRVNLWQHLASGGYAVDFVGSQFNGPPELGDHDHQGHSGWRIDQLRSNIDGWLAASDPRTIMLQIGTNDVNQNYDVANAPARLSGLIDRILQQKPQVQLFVATITPESSPDLEARVRTFNAALPGIVNSKGPQVHLVDMYSALTVADLADGVHPNAGGYAKMAGVWYNALRSVPASLVPLAAPAQDTPDDERSSAPAELATAS; the protein is encoded by the coding sequence GTGCGAAACAACGCCCCACGCCGCGCGCAAGCCCTCCTCGGTTTCGTGCTGTTCGCCCTCACGGCGGCACTCATGGCCCTCTTCCAGTCCCCCGCCGCCGCCGCGCCCGCCGAGTCCAACGGCGGGGTCCGGATCATGCCGCTCGGCGACTCGATCACCGACGGGTTCAACGTGCCCGGCGGCTACCGCGTCAACCTCTGGCAGCACCTCGCCTCGGGCGGCTACGCGGTCGACTTCGTCGGCTCGCAGTTCAACGGCCCGCCCGAGCTGGGCGACCACGACCACCAGGGTCACTCCGGCTGGCGCATCGACCAGCTCCGTTCGAACATCGACGGCTGGCTGGCCGCCAGTGACCCGCGCACGATCATGCTCCAGATCGGTACGAACGACGTCAACCAGAACTACGACGTGGCGAACGCCCCGGCCCGGCTGTCCGGCCTCATCGACCGTATCCTCCAACAGAAGCCGCAGGTCCAGCTGTTCGTCGCGACCATCACCCCGGAGTCCAGCCCCGACCTCGAAGCCCGCGTCAGGACGTTCAACGCGGCGCTGCCCGGCATCGTCAACAGCAAGGGTCCGCAGGTTCATCTGGTCGACATGTACAGCGCGCTGACGGTCGCCGACCTGGCCGACGGCGTCCACCCCAACGCCGGCGGCTACGCCAAGATGGCGGGCGTCTGGTACAACGCCCTGCGCTCGGTGCCCGCCAGCCTCGTGCCGCTCGCGGCCCCCGCCCAGGACACGCCCGACGACGAGCGCTCCTCCGCCCCCGCCGAACTGGCGACCGCTTCCTGA
- a CDS encoding DEAD/DEAH box helicase, which yields MSDGAGPGSRPVPVGAGARAVLGRADRLLAAARRVTADHADVRRAVLDAVTPLRDALVRRELADIPVSRLADVTEGRLRLGTLETAGYGDVAKVLDATAYDLRRIPGIGAQSAGHAIAAARQLAEAMEEHVAVRLDADDTDDPRATALVVALHRVVNAGPDIPRAVVAAKRIETALAPLLPPARPAGDRLRMLLSGKRRRQQAQRALRSVDAFLADAAGREVPLLLTQAATDLLRPAVPADEAWLDFHVRAADYLVLLAEFSDLSPDADAAEGFLPGDVSERVRGQRLDDTHRRVSLRGYQAFGARFALAQRRVILGDEMGLGKTIQAIAALAHLRAEGRTHFLVVCPASVVINWIREIESRSTLRAYRVHGQDRSVALGQWTRHGDVAVTTYDILGSLNVPAGVTVGMLVVDEAHYVKNPETRRSRTVRAWAGRTDHVLYLTGTPMENRVEEFRSLVGHLQPGLLPGIRDGAASLGSEAFRRAVAPAYLRRNQQDVLTELPELQQTDEWEEFSPAGRAAYRQAVAAGNFMAMRRAAYADPATSAKLRRLRELVAEAASNGLKVVVFSFFRDVLTAAEEALGAGPGSARPSPVAPASGVSGAPVALGPPAVSGATTVFGPLTGRVPAARRQEWVDGFAGASGHAVLLSQIQSGGTGLNLQAASVVILCEPQVKPTLEAQAVARAHRMGQIRHVRVHRLLTADSVDQRLLDLLGAKQRLFDAYARHSDVAESTPDAVDISEQSLARQIVAEEQERMALGPGPASGASPSPTAASASASGKRTGHSG from the coding sequence ATGAGCGACGGAGCGGGGCCCGGGAGCAGGCCGGTGCCGGTGGGGGCCGGTGCGCGGGCCGTGCTCGGCCGGGCCGACCGGCTGCTCGCCGCCGCGCGTCGCGTGACCGCCGACCACGCGGATGTGCGGCGCGCCGTCCTGGACGCCGTCACCCCGCTGCGCGACGCGCTGGTCCGCCGTGAGCTGGCGGACATCCCCGTGTCGCGCCTCGCCGATGTCACCGAGGGCAGGCTGCGGCTGGGCACGCTGGAGACGGCCGGGTACGGCGACGTCGCGAAGGTGCTGGACGCGACGGCGTACGACCTGCGCCGTATCCCCGGAATCGGGGCGCAGAGCGCCGGTCACGCCATCGCCGCCGCCCGCCAGCTCGCGGAGGCGATGGAGGAACACGTCGCGGTCCGGCTGGACGCCGACGACACCGACGACCCGCGGGCCACGGCCCTGGTCGTCGCGCTGCACCGGGTGGTGAACGCCGGGCCGGACATCCCGCGCGCCGTCGTCGCGGCGAAGCGGATCGAGACCGCGCTCGCCCCGCTGCTGCCCCCGGCGCGCCCGGCCGGCGACCGGCTGCGCATGCTGCTCTCCGGAAAGCGGCGCAGACAACAGGCCCAGCGGGCGCTCCGATCGGTGGACGCCTTCCTGGCCGACGCCGCCGGACGTGAGGTCCCGCTGCTCCTGACCCAGGCGGCCACGGATCTGCTGCGGCCGGCCGTCCCGGCGGACGAGGCGTGGCTGGACTTCCATGTCCGGGCCGCCGACTATCTGGTGCTCCTCGCCGAGTTCTCCGACCTCTCGCCGGACGCCGACGCCGCCGAGGGTTTCCTGCCGGGCGACGTCTCCGAACGGGTGCGCGGGCAGCGGCTGGACGACACCCACCGCAGGGTGTCGCTGCGCGGCTATCAGGCGTTCGGTGCCCGGTTCGCGCTGGCCCAGCGCCGGGTGATCCTGGGTGACGAGATGGGGCTGGGCAAGACCATCCAGGCCATCGCCGCCCTCGCGCACCTCAGGGCCGAGGGCCGTACGCACTTCCTGGTGGTCTGCCCGGCCAGTGTCGTCATCAACTGGATCCGGGAGATCGAGTCCCGCAGCACCCTGCGCGCGTACCGGGTGCACGGCCAGGACCGGTCGGTGGCCCTGGGGCAGTGGACGCGGCACGGGGACGTCGCGGTGACCACGTACGACATCCTCGGCTCGCTCAACGTTCCCGCCGGGGTGACGGTCGGCATGCTGGTGGTGGACGAGGCGCACTATGTGAAGAATCCCGAGACGCGGCGCTCGCGGACCGTCCGGGCCTGGGCCGGGCGTACGGACCATGTGCTGTACCTGACGGGGACGCCCATGGAGAACCGGGTGGAGGAGTTCCGCAGTCTGGTCGGCCATCTCCAGCCGGGCCTGCTGCCCGGGATACGGGACGGGGCCGCGTCCCTCGGGTCCGAGGCGTTCCGCCGGGCGGTGGCGCCCGCGTATCTGCGCCGTAACCAGCAGGATGTCCTGACGGAGCTGCCCGAGCTGCAACAGACCGACGAGTGGGAGGAGTTCAGCCCGGCGGGGCGCGCCGCGTACCGGCAGGCGGTCGCCGCGGGGAACTTCATGGCCATGCGCCGGGCCGCGTACGCCGATCCCGCCACGTCGGCCAAGCTCCGGAGGCTGCGCGAACTGGTGGCCGAGGCCGCGTCGAACGGGCTGAAGGTCGTCGTCTTCTCCTTCTTCCGCGATGTGCTGACGGCCGCGGAGGAGGCCCTGGGCGCGGGGCCGGGCTCCGCGCGTCCGTCCCCCGTGGCTCCGGCGTCCGGGGTCTCCGGCGCGCCCGTCGCACTCGGCCCGCCCGCCGTGTCCGGGGCGACCACCGTGTTCGGCCCGCTCACCGGCCGGGTGCCCGCCGCCCGGCGGCAGGAATGGGTGGACGGATTCGCGGGCGCGTCCGGGCACGCGGTCCTGCTCAGCCAGATCCAGTCGGGCGGCACGGGGCTCAATCTCCAGGCGGCGTCCGTGGTCATCCTGTGCGAGCCGCAGGTCAAGCCCACGCTGGAGGCGCAGGCCGTGGCGCGCGCCCACCGCATGGGGCAGATACGTCATGTGCGGGTCCACCGGCTGCTGACCGCCGACAGTGTCGACCAGCGCCTGCTGGACCTGCTGGGGGCGAAGCAGCGGTTGTTCGACGCGTACGCCCGGCACAGCGACGTCGCGGAGTCCACGCCGGACGCGGTCGACATCTCGGAGCAGTCGCTGGCCCGGCAGATCGTCGCGGAGGAGCAGGAGCGCATGGCGCTCGGACCGGGCCCCGCGTCCGGGGCGAGCCCATCGCCGACCGCCGCGTCCGCGTCCGCGTCCGGAAAGCGCACCGGCCACTCCGGCTGA
- a CDS encoding CARDB domain-containing protein, whose translation MRRKQLRPTQLSWRLITGMLMAGLIAVGLTPLSAGAAERPNQSLGKSVSASGSEGAHPASHVNDGDQASYWEGPNNAFPQTLRIDLGQNVAVDQVVLKLPTTWEARTQALSVQGSTDGSTWNTLSASQGRQFNPSSGNTVTIDFPSSSVRHVRLNITGNTGWPAAQISEFGIYGPAGEPGGGDPDPGDDGTDLARGKAIEASSTIHTFVAANANDGSLNSYWESTGHPSTLTVKLGAEADLTSVVVKLNPDSAWGPRTQNIQVLGRAQGTTAFTSLKARADYSFNPATNQNAVRIPVTGRVADLRLQIFSNTGAQGGQVAELQVIGKPAPNPDLTVTALSWSPASPVETDATTVSATVRNIGTAASPATTVNVSIGSTVAGSAAVGALAAGASATVQVAAGKRAEGTYRVTGVVDPTDTVVEQDNDNNSFTATGSLVVGQAPGPDLQVLSVSSTPQNPAVGAQVQFSVAVQNRGTTASGATTVTRVAVGGTTLNTNTPSIAAGATANVSVSGSWTATSGGATIVATADATNVVTETNETNNAFSRSIVVGRGAAVPYVEYEAEAGRYTGTLVEADAVRTFGHTNFGSESSGRKSVRLTGQGQFVEFTSTNPANSIVVRNSIPDAPGGGGTEATISLYANNTFVKKLTLSSKHSWLYGNTDGPEALTNTPQADARRLFDEANSLLSTTYPAGTTFKLQRDAGDNASFYYIDLVDLEQVAPPASKPAECTSITDYGAVPGDGIDDTTAIQAAVTADQNGTIECVWIPAGQWRQEKKILTDDPLNQGQFNQIGIKNVTIRGAGMWHSQLYTLTEPQNAGGINHPHEGNFGFDIDDNTKISDIAIFGSGRIRGGDGNAEGGVGLNGRFGKNTKITNVWIEHANVGAWVGRDYDNIPSLWGPGEGLEFTGMRVRNTYADGINFTNGTRNSKVFNSSFRTTGDDSLAVWANRYVKDQSVDVAHDNSFTNNTIQLPWRATGIAVYGGYGNKIENNIVSDTANYPGIMLATDHDPLPFSGQTLIANNALHRTGGAFWNEDQEFGAITLFAASRDITGVTIRDTDIYDSTYDGIQFKTGGGTMPGVVISNVKIDKSNNGAGILAMSGARGSATLSGVTITNSADGHVVTQPGSQFVITGAPAARLPGKLTGGGRR comes from the coding sequence ATGAGACGGAAGCAGCTCAGACCCACACAGCTCAGCTGGCGGCTGATCACCGGCATGCTCATGGCCGGCCTGATAGCCGTCGGGCTCACCCCCCTCTCGGCCGGCGCGGCCGAGCGCCCCAACCAGTCGCTCGGCAAGAGCGTGTCGGCCAGCGGGTCCGAGGGGGCCCACCCCGCGTCCCACGTCAACGACGGCGATCAGGCGTCGTACTGGGAAGGGCCGAACAACGCGTTCCCCCAGACCCTCCGGATCGACCTCGGCCAGAACGTCGCCGTCGACCAGGTGGTGCTCAAGCTCCCGACCACCTGGGAGGCCCGCACCCAGGCCCTGAGCGTCCAGGGCAGCACCGACGGCAGCACCTGGAACACCCTGTCCGCCTCGCAGGGACGGCAGTTCAACCCGTCCTCGGGGAACACGGTCACCATCGACTTCCCCTCCAGCAGCGTCCGTCACGTACGGCTGAACATCACCGGCAACACGGGCTGGCCGGCGGCGCAGATCTCCGAGTTCGGGATCTACGGCCCCGCGGGCGAACCGGGCGGCGGGGACCCCGACCCCGGTGACGACGGCACCGACCTGGCGCGTGGCAAGGCCATCGAGGCGTCCTCGACGATCCACACCTTCGTCGCCGCCAACGCCAACGACGGCAGCCTGAACTCCTACTGGGAGTCCACCGGTCACCCGTCGACCCTGACGGTCAAGCTCGGGGCCGAGGCCGACCTGACCTCCGTGGTGGTCAAGCTCAACCCCGACAGCGCGTGGGGCCCGCGCACGCAGAACATCCAGGTGCTCGGCCGCGCCCAGGGCACGACGGCCTTCACCTCCCTCAAGGCGCGCGCGGACTACTCCTTCAACCCGGCGACGAACCAGAACGCGGTACGTATCCCCGTCACCGGACGCGTCGCCGACCTGCGGCTCCAGATCTTCTCCAACACCGGGGCGCAGGGCGGCCAGGTCGCCGAACTCCAGGTCATCGGGAAGCCCGCGCCCAACCCGGACCTCACCGTCACCGCGCTCTCGTGGTCGCCCGCCTCCCCGGTGGAGACCGACGCGACGACCGTGAGCGCGACGGTGCGCAACATCGGCACGGCCGCGTCCCCGGCGACGACGGTCAACGTCAGCATCGGCAGCACGGTCGCCGGAAGCGCCGCCGTGGGCGCGCTCGCGGCGGGTGCCTCCGCGACCGTCCAGGTCGCCGCCGGAAAGCGTGCCGAGGGCACGTACCGGGTGACCGGGGTGGTGGACCCGACCGACACCGTCGTCGAGCAGGACAACGACAACAACAGCTTCACCGCGACCGGTTCACTGGTCGTGGGTCAGGCTCCCGGACCCGACCTCCAGGTGCTGAGCGTGAGTTCGACACCGCAGAACCCGGCCGTCGGCGCACAGGTCCAGTTCAGCGTGGCGGTGCAGAACCGCGGAACCACGGCGAGCGGTGCCACCACGGTCACCCGTGTCGCGGTGGGCGGTACGACGCTCAACACCAACACCCCGTCGATCGCGGCCGGGGCGACGGCGAACGTGAGCGTCAGCGGCAGTTGGACCGCCACCAGCGGTGGCGCCACCATCGTGGCCACCGCCGACGCGACCAACGTCGTGACGGAGACCAACGAGACCAACAACGCGTTCTCCCGCTCGATCGTGGTCGGGCGCGGCGCGGCGGTCCCGTACGTCGAGTACGAGGCGGAGGCGGGCCGGTACACCGGCACGCTGGTGGAGGCCGACGCCGTACGCACCTTCGGGCACACCAACTTCGGCTCCGAGTCCTCGGGCCGCAAGTCCGTACGGCTCACCGGACAGGGCCAGTTCGTGGAGTTCACCTCCACCAACCCGGCCAACTCGATCGTGGTGCGCAACTCGATCCCCGACGCCCCGGGCGGCGGCGGCACCGAGGCCACGATCAGCCTGTACGCCAACAACACCTTCGTGAAGAAGCTCACCCTCTCCTCGAAGCACAGCTGGCTGTACGGCAACACGGACGGCCCCGAGGCCCTGACGAACACGCCCCAGGCGGACGCCCGCAGGCTGTTCGACGAGGCCAACTCGCTGCTGTCCACGACGTATCCGGCGGGCACCACGTTCAAGCTCCAGCGCGACGCCGGTGACAACGCGTCGTTCTACTACATCGACCTGGTCGACCTGGAGCAGGTCGCGCCCCCGGCGTCCAAGCCCGCCGAGTGCACCTCGATCACGGACTACGGCGCGGTGCCGGGCGACGGGATCGACGACACGACCGCCATCCAGGCGGCGGTCACCGCCGACCAGAACGGCACCATCGAGTGCGTCTGGATCCCGGCGGGCCAGTGGCGTCAGGAGAAGAAGATCCTGACCGACGACCCGCTGAACCAGGGGCAGTTCAACCAGATCGGCATCAAGAACGTCACCATCCGCGGCGCGGGCATGTGGCACTCCCAGCTCTACACGCTGACCGAGCCGCAGAACGCGGGCGGCATCAACCACCCGCACGAGGGCAACTTCGGCTTCGACATCGACGACAACACCAAGATCTCGGACATCGCCATCTTCGGCTCGGGCAGGATCCGGGGCGGCGACGGCAACGCCGAGGGCGGGGTGGGCCTCAACGGCCGCTTCGGCAAGAACACCAAGATCACCAACGTGTGGATCGAGCACGCCAACGTGGGTGCCTGGGTCGGCCGCGACTACGACAACATCCCGTCCCTCTGGGGTCCCGGCGAGGGCCTCGAATTCACCGGCATGCGGGTTCGCAACACGTACGCCGACGGCATCAACTTCACCAACGGCACCCGCAATTCGAAGGTGTTCAACTCCTCGTTCCGCACCACCGGGGACGACTCACTGGCGGTCTGGGCCAACCGGTACGTCAAGGACCAGTCGGTGGACGTCGCGCACGACAACTCGTTCACCAACAACACCATCCAACTGCCCTGGCGCGCGACAGGCATCGCGGTCTACGGCGGCTACGGCAACAAGATCGAGAACAACATCGTCTCCGACACGGCGAACTACCCGGGCATCATGCTGGCGACCGACCACGACCCGCTGCCCTTCTCGGGTCAGACCCTGATCGCCAACAACGCCCTGCACCGCACGGGCGGTGCCTTCTGGAACGAGGACCAGGAGTTCGGTGCCATCACCCTGTTCGCGGCCAGCCGGGACATCACGGGCGTGACGATCAGGGACACCGACATCTACGACTCGACCTACGACGGCATCCAGTTCAAGACCGGCGGCGGCACGATGCCGGGCGTCGTGATCAGCAACGTCAAGATCGACAAGTCCAACAACGGCGCCGGCATCCTGGCCATGAGCGGTGCCCGGGGCAGCGCGACCCTGTCCGGCGTGACGATCACGAACTCGGCGGACGGTCACGTCGTGACCCAGCCGGGCTCCCAGTTCGTGATCACGGGCGCCCCGGCGGCCCGCCTGCCGGGCAAGCTGACGGGCGGTGGCCGACGCTGA
- a CDS encoding DUF7336 domain-containing protein → MIVYPLWHVGHQNEAGDDGATVHVDESGVFCDESDGDDVKLLGIYSTRERAEERVRQARLLPGFRDEPECFYFDTCELDEDSWTEGFVRVPQGE, encoded by the coding sequence GTGATCGTGTATCCGCTGTGGCACGTCGGCCACCAGAACGAAGCCGGTGACGACGGTGCGACCGTGCACGTCGACGAGAGCGGGGTGTTCTGCGACGAGTCGGACGGCGACGACGTGAAGCTGCTCGGTATCTACTCGACGCGTGAACGGGCAGAGGAGCGTGTGCGTCAGGCTCGACTGCTCCCGGGCTTCCGTGACGAACCGGAGTGCTTCTATTTCGACACCTGCGAGCTGGACGAGGACAGTTGGACCGAGGGCTTCGTCCGAGTTCCGCAGGGCGAGTAG
- a CDS encoding L-rhamnose mutarotase: MERYAAVVRLRPEKEAEYRALHAAAWPGVLAALKRANIGNYSIFLRDGLLFSYLEYTGDDYATDTAAIANDPTTQRWWALTDPCQQPLDTATDGQLWAGAEEIFHLD; this comes from the coding sequence ATGGAACGTTACGCCGCCGTGGTCAGGCTGCGCCCGGAGAAAGAAGCCGAGTACCGCGCTCTGCACGCCGCCGCCTGGCCCGGCGTCCTGGCAGCCCTCAAGCGCGCCAACATCGGCAACTACTCGATCTTCCTGCGCGACGGACTGCTGTTCAGCTACCTCGAATACACCGGAGACGACTACGCCACCGACACCGCGGCGATCGCCAACGACCCGACCACACAGCGGTGGTGGGCACTCACCGACCCCTGCCAGCAGCCGCTGGACACCGCGACCGACGGCCAACTCTGGGCGGGCGCCGAGGAGATCTTCCACCTCGACTGA
- a CDS encoding VOC family protein — MTIALQYSHITVNDPDEALTFYRDALGLEVRNDVASGEFRWITLGSPTQPGLELVLSQPHAGRSQADGDAIQELLTKGVLTQVVFRTDDVDATFEKVRTAGAEVLQEPIDQPWGPRDCAFRDPSGNTVRISQEPEA; from the coding sequence ATGACCATCGCACTCCAGTACTCGCACATCACCGTCAACGACCCCGACGAGGCGCTCACCTTCTACCGGGACGCGCTCGGCCTCGAAGTCCGCAACGACGTCGCCTCGGGCGAATTCCGCTGGATCACCCTCGGCAGCCCGACCCAGCCCGGCCTGGAACTCGTCCTCTCCCAGCCGCACGCCGGCCGCTCCCAGGCCGACGGGGACGCCATCCAGGAACTGCTCACCAAGGGCGTCCTCACCCAGGTCGTCTTCCGCACCGACGACGTCGACGCGACCTTCGAGAAGGTCCGCACGGCGGGCGCCGAGGTCCTCCAGGAACCGATCGACCAGCCCTGGGGCCCGCGCGACTGCGCGTTCCGCGACCCCTCGGGCAACACGGTCCGCATCTCCCAGGAGCCCGAGGCGTAA
- a CDS encoding helix-turn-helix transcriptional regulator codes for MDANELANLAHLRRARDLIDREYARPLDVPTMARHALMSPAHFSRRFRAAYGETPYSYLMTRRIERAMALLRAGTSVTDACMSVGCTSLGSFSSRFTEIVGQTPSAYAAREHGAVTAMPPCISKILTRPARGAPAPPRQASRIREAGPGAAA; via the coding sequence ATGGACGCGAACGAGCTCGCCAACCTCGCGCACCTGCGCCGGGCGCGCGATCTCATCGATCGTGAGTACGCGCGCCCGCTGGACGTGCCCACGATGGCGCGGCACGCGCTGATGTCACCGGCGCACTTCTCCCGGCGGTTCCGGGCGGCGTACGGCGAGACGCCGTACAGCTACCTCATGACCCGCCGCATCGAGCGGGCGATGGCCCTGCTGCGCGCGGGCACGAGCGTCACCGACGCGTGCATGTCGGTGGGCTGTACGTCGCTCGGGTCGTTCAGCTCCCGCTTCACCGAGATCGTGGGGCAGACCCCGAGCGCGTACGCCGCCCGCGAGCACGGCGCCGTCACCGCGATGCCTCCCTGCATCTCGAAGATCCTCACCCGCCCGGCCCGCGGCGCCCCGGCCCCGCCCCGGCAAGCGAGCAGGATCCGAGAAGCGGGCCCCGGGGCCGCCGCCTAG
- a CDS encoding aldehyde dehydrogenase family protein codes for MAPTLILKPGTAWSDAWRQCLAVAPEAFRDDHVLNLWSGSWQTGGRTLPATSPVDGSPVAGPPRLDAEAAQQAVRASLDQHRAWRHVPLAERRARVGATLDALTEHRELLALLLVWEIGKPWRLAQADVDRAIDGVRWYVDGIEPMLAGRHPLPGPVSNIASWNYPMSVLVHAMLVQALAGNAVIAKAPTDGGVACLTLASALAAREGLPLTLVSGSGGELSEALVRSPEIGCVSFVGGRDTGARIATTVADLGKRHILEQEGLNTWGVWNHSDWDALTAVIPKLFDYGKQRCTAYPRFVVQRSLFSDFLGAYLPAVRSIRIGHPLTVEHPDDPLPELDFGPLINAAKAKELDDQVTEAIDRGAVPLHHGSLADGRFLPGQDTSAYLAPVTLLNPPPSSPLHHAEPFGPVDTIVLVDTEAELLAAMNASNGALVATLATDDPRTYARLAPQIRAFKVGHGRPRSRGDRDELFGGFGSSWRGAFVGGDLLVKAVTDGPDGERPPGNFPDYHLMP; via the coding sequence ATGGCACCCACCCTCATCCTCAAGCCGGGCACCGCCTGGTCCGACGCCTGGCGGCAGTGCCTCGCCGTCGCGCCCGAAGCCTTCCGGGACGACCACGTCCTCAACCTGTGGTCGGGGTCCTGGCAGACCGGTGGCCGTACCCTCCCCGCCACCAGCCCGGTCGACGGAAGCCCCGTCGCCGGACCGCCCCGGCTCGACGCCGAGGCCGCGCAGCAGGCCGTACGCGCCTCGCTCGACCAGCACCGCGCCTGGCGGCACGTCCCGCTCGCCGAGCGCCGCGCCCGTGTCGGCGCCACCCTCGACGCCCTCACCGAACACCGCGAACTGCTCGCCCTCCTCCTCGTCTGGGAGATCGGCAAGCCCTGGCGGCTCGCCCAGGCCGACGTCGACCGCGCGATCGACGGCGTGCGCTGGTACGTGGACGGCATCGAGCCCATGCTGGCGGGCCGCCACCCGCTGCCCGGCCCGGTTTCCAACATCGCCAGCTGGAACTACCCGATGTCCGTCCTGGTCCACGCCATGCTCGTGCAGGCGCTGGCCGGCAACGCGGTGATCGCCAAAGCGCCCACCGACGGCGGCGTCGCCTGCCTCACCCTGGCCTCCGCCCTCGCCGCCCGCGAGGGACTGCCGCTCACCCTGGTCAGCGGCAGCGGCGGAGAGCTGTCCGAGGCGCTCGTCCGCTCCCCGGAGATCGGCTGCGTCTCCTTCGTCGGAGGCCGCGACACCGGCGCGCGGATCGCCACCACCGTGGCCGACCTCGGCAAGCGCCACATCCTCGAACAGGAGGGACTCAACACCTGGGGCGTCTGGAACCACAGCGACTGGGACGCGCTCACCGCCGTCATCCCCAAGCTGTTCGACTACGGCAAGCAGCGCTGCACCGCCTATCCCCGCTTTGTTGTCCAGCGCTCGCTGTTCTCCGACTTCCTCGGGGCCTATCTGCCCGCCGTACGGTCCATCCGGATCGGCCACCCGCTGACCGTCGAGCACCCCGACGACCCGCTGCCCGAGCTGGATTTCGGACCGCTCATCAACGCGGCCAAGGCCAAGGAACTGGACGACCAGGTGACCGAGGCCATCGACCGGGGCGCGGTCCCGCTGCACCACGGATCACTCGCGGACGGGCGCTTCCTGCCCGGCCAGGACACCTCCGCCTATCTGGCGCCCGTCACCCTGCTCAACCCGCCCCCGTCCTCGCCGCTGCACCACGCGGAGCCCTTCGGCCCGGTCGACACGATCGTCCTGGTCGACACCGAGGCGGAACTCCTCGCCGCGATGAACGCCTCCAACGGGGCGCTGGTCGCCACCCTCGCGACCGACGACCCCCGGACGTACGCCCGGCTGGCCCCGCAGATCCGCGCGTTCAAGGTCGGCCACGGCCGGCCGCGCTCACGCGGTGACCGCGACGAACTGTTCGGCGGCTTCGGCTCGTCCTGGCGGGGCGCGTTCGTCGGCGGCGACCTGCTGGTCAAGGCGGTCACCGACGGCCCGGACGGCGAACGGCCGCCGGGGAACTTCCCCGACTACCACCTGATGCCGTGA
- the sucD gene encoding succinate--CoA ligase subunit alpha: MAIFLTKESKVLVQGMTGAEGMKHTRRMLEAGTNVVGGVNPRKAGKSVDFDGRAVPVFGSVADGIAATGADVTVVFVPPPFAKAAVTEAVDAGIGLAVVITEGIPVHDAVAFQAHARGSSTRIIGPNCPGLISPGQSNAGIIPADIATKPGRIGLVSKSGTLTYQLMYELREIGFSSAVGIGGDPVVGTTHIDALAAFEADPDTELIVLIGEIGGDAEERAAAYIASHVTKPVIGYIAGFTAPEGKTMGHAGAIVSGSSGTAEAKKQALEAAGVRVGSTPSETARLVLDRIAVGA; encoded by the coding sequence ATGGCGATTTTCCTGACCAAGGAGAGCAAGGTCCTCGTCCAGGGCATGACCGGCGCCGAGGGCATGAAGCACACCCGCCGGATGCTGGAGGCCGGCACGAACGTCGTCGGCGGGGTCAACCCGCGCAAGGCCGGCAAGAGCGTCGACTTCGACGGCCGGGCCGTCCCCGTCTTCGGCTCCGTCGCCGACGGCATCGCGGCGACCGGCGCGGACGTCACCGTCGTCTTCGTGCCGCCGCCGTTCGCGAAGGCGGCGGTCACCGAGGCCGTCGACGCGGGCATCGGCCTCGCCGTCGTCATCACCGAGGGCATCCCCGTGCACGACGCGGTCGCCTTCCAGGCGCACGCGCGCGGCAGCTCCACCCGCATCATCGGACCCAACTGTCCCGGGCTGATCAGCCCCGGCCAGTCCAACGCCGGCATCATCCCGGCGGACATCGCGACCAAGCCCGGCCGGATCGGGCTGGTCTCCAAGTCGGGGACGCTGACCTACCAGCTCATGTACGAGCTGCGCGAGATCGGCTTCTCGTCGGCGGTCGGCATCGGCGGCGATCCCGTCGTCGGCACCACGCACATCGACGCCCTGGCCGCCTTCGAGGCCGACCCGGACACCGAACTCATCGTGCTCATCGGCGAGATCGGCGGCGACGCGGAGGAGCGGGCGGCGGCGTACATCGCCTCGCACGTGACCAAGCCGGTGATCGGCTACATCGCCGGCTTCACCGCGCCCGAGGGCAAGACGATGGGCCACGCGGGGGCCATCGTCTCCGGCTCGTCGGGCACGGCCGAGGCGAAGAAGCAGGCGCTCGAAGCGGCGGGGGTACGGGTCGGCTCGACGCCCTCGGAGACGGCACGCCTGGTCCTCGACCGGATCGCCGTCGGCGCCTGA